AGGCGAAGGAAGCCAGTGAAATTAGTGTGGCTGTCACCAAAGGTGAAGTTACACTGACAGGTGAAGTTGCTGATGAAGCTGAAAAAGCTAAAGCAGAAGTAATTGCTAAAGCTGAAAAAGGGGTGAAGTCAGTAGTTAATAATTTGACTATCAAGTCATCATTAAGCTCACTGGTGCCTGTAGTAATCGCAGAAGATGCAGCCCTGATCAAAAGTGTAGCTGATGCTGCAAAAGATTTTCCAACAGTTCAAACTACGGTTAAAGATGGTGTAGTTACTTTAAAAGGAGAGATCAACAAATCTTCTTTAGTAAAATTAATGCAGCAGTTGTCTGTTTTAAAACCTAAAAAAATTGATAACCAATTAACTGTAAAATAATCTGAATTATGGCATTACAAGATAAATATAAGGCATTAACTGATGCTGCAGCTGCAGCAGGAATTTCTGATTTAGCAGTGCGCGAACAGGATGGAATATTATATGTAGATGGAACAGCTGCTGACGGGGCAACAAAAGATCATTTGTGGGATGTATATAACCAGATTGATCCTAATTTTGCTTCCGGTGATTTAGTTTTGAATGTTAACGTAGCTGTAGATGCAGCCGTAACACACGCTAAAGTAATTACAGAAAGTAGTAACCTGAATATCCGTAAGGGACCAGGTACAGATCAGCCAATCGTTGGAAAGGCAGCTCATGGAGAGGTTATTACACTCGTTAACAGAAGTAATGATTTATGGTGGCTGGTACGTACCAATGATGGTGAAGAAGGCTATTGTTATGCAAAGTATCTGGAACCTCAGGCATAATCGGAGTTTCAGAATGATCAATAAAAAAAGACCGTCTCCTCAAGAGACGGTCTTTTTTTATTGATTATCACAATTTATCCATCAATTTTAAGCAGATAGTTTTGCAGGTGAAATAATGATGGATTAGGGTTTTCTTTCCTGTTTAGCATAATCAGCGGTACTGTTTCCTCAGCGTCTTCCAGAGGAATAAACTTTAAATTTAATGCATATCCCTGTTCGACCTGCGCAGGTAAAAGTGAAATTCCAAAGCCACTTTCCACTAGTCTTAACACAGAGTTTAGCTGAGAGGCATGATGTGAAATCTGCGGTGTAAATCCTGCATTTGAGCACATCACTAAAAAACTGTCAAATATGGTCGGGCCACATTCGCGTGTGAAAGTGATAAATTTCTCATTGACCAATTCTTTAATTGAAATGTTTTTCTTTTTTGATAATGAATGATTTATTGGTAGTATGGCAACGAATGGCTCTGACAGAATTAATTTTTCTTCCAGTTTTTCAGGATGCAGCCAGGTTCTGACAAAAGCAACATCCAGTGTACTGTTATTTAATTCATGGACTAAATTATGATTTGGTAATTCTTCAAAATGTAAACTGATATGGGGATATTTTTCTCTGAAGCCCGCTAAAAGTTCAGGGAGTCTGCTATGCATAACTGCACCCACATAGCCAATTCTTAAGGTGCCAGTTTCACCCTGCCCATATATTGCAAGCCTTTTTTTGACAGTTTGCATTTGTAAAATCATTTGCTTGGCATCCTGCAAAAAGTCAAATCCGGCAGGAGTAAGGGTTACACTTCTTTTAGTTCGTTCAAATAGTAATACGCCCAGCTCATCCTCTATTTGCCTGATCATTCTGCTTAGCGGAGGCTGAGAAATATGCAGTCGGCTGGCCGCCCGGCCAAAATGTAATTCTTCTGCTAAAAT
This portion of the Pedobacter lusitanus genome encodes:
- a CDS encoding BON domain-containing protein, which codes for MKTTKLLMSAGVVATLFFAACSPKDGDIQTAVKAKEASEISVAVTKGEVTLTGEVADEAEKAKAEVIAKAEKGVKSVVNNLTIKSSLSSLVPVVIAEDAALIKSVADAAKDFPTVQTTVKDGVVTLKGEINKSSLVKLMQQLSVLKPKKIDNQLTVK
- a CDS encoding SH3 domain-containing protein is translated as MALQDKYKALTDAAAAAGISDLAVREQDGILYVDGTAADGATKDHLWDVYNQIDPNFASGDLVLNVNVAVDAAVTHAKVITESSNLNIRKGPGTDQPIVGKAAHGEVITLVNRSNDLWWLVRTNDGEEGYCYAKYLEPQA
- a CDS encoding LysR family transcriptional regulator, which codes for MDLRHLNYFLILAEELHFGRAASRLHISQPPLSRMIRQIEDELGVLLFERTKRSVTLTPAGFDFLQDAKQMILQMQTVKKRLAIYGQGETGTLRIGYVGAVMHSRLPELLAGFREKYPHISLHFEELPNHNLVHELNNSTLDVAFVRTWLHPEKLEEKLILSEPFVAILPINHSLSKKKNISIKELVNEKFITFTRECGPTIFDSFLVMCSNAGFTPQISHHASQLNSVLRLVESGFGISLLPAQVEQGYALNLKFIPLEDAEETVPLIMLNRKENPNPSLFHLQNYLLKIDG